In Penaeus vannamei isolate JL-2024 chromosome 14, ASM4276789v1, whole genome shotgun sequence, one DNA window encodes the following:
- the LOC113805445 gene encoding uncharacterized protein, with protein sequence MKSMLILSALAACAAASLVVPGPVAVRAPSHDSAIIQSHRLGGNFAYSTHEAHAYAVQTPVIAQRTVPVGVSYHHGAPIVKTSTDYITHKIPQVGYTFPQVAVQAAVPQVATYAAGLPLAGTYTGLPLAGAYGAVPYPYVVAAKPAEEAAEEA encoded by the exons ATGAAGTCC ATGCTGATCCTGTCCGCCCTGGCCGCTTGCGCCGCCGCCTCCCTGGTGGTGCCAGGCCCCGTGGCAGTGCGTGCCCCCTCCCACGACTCTGCCATCATCCAGAGCCACCGTCTGGGCGGCAACTTCGCCTACTCCACCCACGAGGCTCACGCCTACGCCGTGCAGACCCCCGTCATCGCCCAGCGCACCGTGCCCGTCGGCGTGTCTTACCACCACGGCGCCCCCATTGTCAAGACCTCCACTGACTACATCACCCACAAGATCCCCCAGGTCGGCTACACCTTCCCCCAGGTCGCCGTGCAGGCTGCCGTGCCCCAGGTCGCCACCTACGCCGCTGGACTGCCCCTTGCCGGCACCTACACTGGTCTGCCCCTTGCCGGAGCCTACGGCGCTGTGCCCTACCCCTACGTCGTCGCCGCTAAGCCCGCTGAGGAGGCCGCTGAGGAGGCCTAA
- the LOC113805452 gene encoding uncharacterized protein translates to MKSMLILSALAACAAASLVVPGPVAVRAPSHDSAIIQSHRLGGNFAYSTHEAHAYAVQTPVIAQRTVPVGVSYHHGAPIVKTSTDFITHKIPQVGYTFPQVAVQAAVPQVATYAAGLPLAGTYTGLPLAGAYGAVPYPYVVAAKPAEEAAEEA, encoded by the exons ATGAAGTCC ATGCTGATCCTGTCCGCCCTGGCCGCTTGCGCCGCCGCCTCCCTGGTGGTGCCAGGCCCCGTGGCAGTGCGTGCCCCCTCCCACGATTCTGCCATCATCCAGAGCCACCGTCTGGGCGGCAACTTCGCCTACTCCACCCACGAGGCTCACGCCTACGCCGTGCAGACCCCCGTCATCGCCCAGCGCACCGTGCCCGTCGGCGTGTCCTACCACCACGGCGCCCCCATTGTCAAGACCTCCACTGACTTCATCACCCACAAGATCCCCCAGGTCGGCTACACCTTCCCCCAGGTCGCCGTGCAGGCTGCCGTGCCCCAGGTCGCCACCTACGCCGCTGGACTGCCCCTTGCCGGCACCTACACTGGTCTGCCCCTTGCCGGAGCCTACGGCGCTGTGCCCTACCCCTACGTCGTCGCCGCTAAGCCCGCTGAGGAGGCCGCTGAGGAGGCCTAA